The window TCTCCCCGTCCGTCCTGATCCGTCCCATACCCAGCAGGGCCAGGATGGTCAGGACGGCGGCGACGGCCAGATAGGCGCCCACGGCCTGCAAGCCGTAACGCCCCGCCAGCCAGGTCGCCGCGAACGGCGCCAGAGACGCCCCCAGAATCCCCGCCAGATTGAAGGTCATCGACGCGCCCGTATAGCGCACCGCCGTCGGGAAGGGCCGCGCCAGCGCCGCGCCCAGCGGGCCATAGGTACAGCCCATCAGGCTGAAGCCGATGATGAAGAAGGCCACGACGCCGGCCAATCCGCCGCTGCCGAACAAGGGCGCCAGCGCCAGCCCGAACAGGGCGATGGCGATAGACGTGACCAGCAGGGTCCGCCCCTGCCCCCAGCGATCCGCCGCCAGCGCCGCCAGCGGAATGAACAGGCCGAAGAAGCAGACGCCCAGAAGTTGGATCGGCAGGAACTGCTCGCGGGTATAGCCCATCGCTGTCGTCCCCCATCCCAGGGCGAAGACCGTCATCAGGTAGAAGAGGACAAAGGTCGCCATCCCCGCCAGCGTCCCCGTCAGCAGGGCGAACTTGTGCCGCGCCAGCAGGGTCAGGATCGGCGTCTCGACCCGCTCAGCCTTGTCGATGGCGGTCTTGAACGCGGGCGTCTCGGTAATCCGCAGCCGGACCCAAAGGCCAACGAAGACCAGCAGCGAACTGGCGATGAAGGGAATGCGCCAGCCCCAGGCCAGGAACTGTTCGTTCGGCAGGGCCGCCGTCAGGATGATGAAACTCAGGGTCGACAGGATGAAGCCTATCGGCGCGCCCAGTTGCGGGAACATGCCGTACCAGGCCTTCTTGCCCGGCGGCGCGTTCTCGGTCGCCAGCAGCACGGCGCCACCCCACTCGCCGCCCAGCCCCAGGCCCTGACCGAACCGGCACAGGGCCAGCAGCAAGGGCGCGATCACGCCGACGGAATGCCAGGTCGGCAGCAGGCCGATCGCCACCGTCGACAGCCCCATGGTCATCAGGGCCGCGACCAGGGTCGCCTTGCGCCCCACCTTGTCGCCGAAGTGGCCGAAGACGACGGCGCCCACGGGCCGCGCGAAGAAGGCGATGGAGAAGGTCGCGAAGGACGACAGCATGGCCGTCGTCGCGTCCTCGCCCGGAAAGAACAAGGCCGGAAACACCAGCACCGCCGCCGTGGCGTAGATGTAGAAGTCAAAGAACTCGATCGTCGTGCCGATCAGGCTGGCGAACAGAATTCTCCGCTTGGAGGCGGCAGGCGGTAAGATATCAGCGTCGGTCAAGAGAAATCCTTGCAATAGTGCAAGGTCTTTGCGGCGCGCCGCCGCCCGGCGTCAAGCTGAGCCTTAGGTGCCGCGCGGCTTGGCCCGGCTGGTCGGGGCGGCATTGGCAGGATCTTCCGGCCACGGGTGACGCGGATATCTCCCCCGCATCTCGCTACGCACCGCCGCCCATGATCCGGCCCAGAAGCCCGGCAGGTCCCTCGTCACCTGCACCGGCCTTCGTGCGGGCGACAGCAGGCTAAGCGTCAGCGGAACCCGACCGCCGCCGACCATCGGATGCGTCTTCACCCCGAACAGCTCCTGCACCCGGATCTCGACGCGCGGCCCGCCCTCGGCGGCGTAGTCGATGGAGGCCGAACCCAGCGGCGTGGCCAGTCGCGGCGGCCCCAGTTCATCCAGCTTGCGCTGCAAATCCCACGGGATCAGACCGCGCAGGGCCTCGGCCAGCTTGCCGTCGCCGATGTCGCCCAGCGACCGCGCCCCGTCCAGCAGCGGCCACAGCCAGTCTTCGCGCAGCGCCAGCAAGCCCTCGTCCGACACGTCGGGCCAGTTGGCGTCCAGGCCGTGCAGGAAGGCCAGCCGCGCCCGCAGCGCCCCCGCCTGCTCGCCCCAGTTCAGCGCCGACAACCCGCCCGCCTCGACCTCGGATTTCAGCGCCGCCGTCATGGTCGCCCGATCCGGCGCGCCGACGACCTTTTCGTCCAGCACCAGGGCGCCGACGCGCCGGATGCGGCGGATCACCGGCTTGCCCGACGGCTCTCGCGCCAGCCGGTCCTCGACCTCGATCCGGTGCGCCAGATCGGCCTCCAGCGTCGTCGCGTCCAACGCCGCCGCCAGCCGGATACGGTCGCGCGCATCCCCGCCGCCCAGTTCCGCCACCGCCAGCCAGGGCTCGCGCGCCATGTGCTCGGTCGGATCGAGGAAGGCCCCGCGCCCCGAGGCCAGCAGCACCTCGCCCGGCTTGCCCCGCGCCCGCGCGATCCGCTCGGGGAAGGCCTCGGCCAGCAACAGGCCCGCATCCGCCTCTCCGCCAGCCCCGCCGCCCGCCGCCCGCGCCCAGCGCTCGGCCAACTTCATGGCGTCCCGCGCCCTAGGCGAACGGTCCCGCTCCATCCCCTTCAAACGGTCGTGCAGGTCGACAGCGTTCCCGCCCAGCCCCGGCTCGCTCAGCACCGCCGCGATCTTCGCCCCACTCAGGGCGTCATCCTGATCCGAGGCCACGGCGACCATATGCGCCAGGCGCGGCGGCAGAGGAATCCGGGTCAGCCGCCGCCCGTGCGCCGTCAGGTCGCCCTTGGCGTCCAGCGCCCCCAAGCGGGTCAGCACCTTCCTCGCCTCGGCCAGAGCCCCGGCCGGCGGCGGGTCCAGCAGGGCCAAGCCCTCGACCGACTTCGCTCCCCATCGCGCCAGATCCAGCGCAAAGGCGGTCAGATCGGCTTCCTGAATTTCCGGCCGCTGATGCGGCACCAGACCGCGCGTCTGTTCCTCGTCCCACAGGCGATAGCAGACCCCCGGCTCGACCCGCCCCGCGCGACCCCGCCTCTGCTCGGCCGACGAGCGGCTGACCTTGACCGTGGCCAGTCGGGTCAGACCGCTGGACGGCTCGAACCGCGGCACGCGCGACAGCCCCCCATCGATCACCACCCGCACGCCCTCGATCGTCAGGCTGGTTTCCGCCACCGAGGTCGCCAGCACCACCTTGCGCCGTCCCGACGGGGCTGGCTCGATGGCCCGGTCCTGCTCGCCCTTGTCCAGCGCGCCGTAGAGGGCGACCACATCGACCGACGGATCGCGCAGCCGCTCGTTCAGTCGCTGGACCGTGCGGTGGATCTCGCCCTGCCCCGGCAGGAAGACCAGCACCGACCCCGTCTGCTCGCCCAGCGCCAGCATCACCGCCCGCGCCACGGCGTCCTCGAATCGCTCGGCGGTGTTGCGGCCCAGATAGAGGGTCTCGACCGGGAACATCCGCCCCTCGGCCTCGATGACGGGGGCGCCGTTGAGAAGTCTGGACACCCCCGCGATATCCAGCGTCGCCGACATGACCAGCAGCCGCATGTCGTCGCGCAGCACCGACTGGCTCTCGCGCGCCAACGCCAGCCCCAGGTCGGCGTCCAGACTGCGTTCGTGGAATTCGTCGAACAGGACCGCGCCGACGCCTTCCAGCCCCGGATCGTCGAGAATCATCCGCGTGAAGACGCCCTCGGTGATGACCTCGATCCGCGTCTCAGGCCCGATCCGGCTTTGCAGACGGGTGCGATAGCCCACCGTGCCGCCCGCCTTCTGGCCCAGCGTCGCCGCCATCCGGTCCGCCGCCGCCCGCGCCGCCAGTCTTCGCGGCTCCAGCACCAGCAC of the Brevundimonas pondensis genome contains:
- the hrpB gene encoding ATP-dependent helicase HrpB; translation: MLPIHAVLEPLKAAMSTTTAVVLAAPPGAGKTTVVPLALLDQAWLGDQKVLVLEPRRLAARAAADRMAATLGQKAGGTVGYRTRLQSRIGPETRIEVITEGVFTRMILDDPGLEGVGAVLFDEFHERSLDADLGLALARESQSVLRDDMRLLVMSATLDIAGVSRLLNGAPVIEAEGRMFPVETLYLGRNTAERFEDAVARAVMLALGEQTGSVLVFLPGQGEIHRTVQRLNERLRDPSVDVVALYGALDKGEQDRAIEPAPSGRRKVVLATSVAETSLTIEGVRVVIDGGLSRVPRFEPSSGLTRLATVKVSRSSAEQRRGRAGRVEPGVCYRLWDEEQTRGLVPHQRPEIQEADLTAFALDLARWGAKSVEGLALLDPPPAGALAEARKVLTRLGALDAKGDLTAHGRRLTRIPLPPRLAHMVAVASDQDDALSGAKIAAVLSEPGLGGNAVDLHDRLKGMERDRSPRARDAMKLAERWARAAGGGAGGEADAGLLLAEAFPERIARARGKPGEVLLASGRGAFLDPTEHMAREPWLAVAELGGGDARDRIRLAAALDATTLEADLAHRIEVEDRLAREPSGKPVIRRIRRVGALVLDEKVVGAPDRATMTAALKSEVEAGGLSALNWGEQAGALRARLAFLHGLDANWPDVSDEGLLALREDWLWPLLDGARSLGDIGDGKLAEALRGLIPWDLQRKLDELGPPRLATPLGSASIDYAAEGGPRVEIRVQELFGVKTHPMVGGGRVPLTLSLLSPARRPVQVTRDLPGFWAGSWAAVRSEMRGRYPRHPWPEDPANAAPTSRAKPRGT
- a CDS encoding MFS transporter gives rise to the protein MTDADILPPAASKRRILFASLIGTTIEFFDFYIYATAAVLVFPALFFPGEDATTAMLSSFATFSIAFFARPVGAVVFGHFGDKVGRKATLVAALMTMGLSTVAIGLLPTWHSVGVIAPLLLALCRFGQGLGLGGEWGGAVLLATENAPPGKKAWYGMFPQLGAPIGFILSTLSFIILTAALPNEQFLAWGWRIPFIASSLLVFVGLWVRLRITETPAFKTAIDKAERVETPILTLLARHKFALLTGTLAGMATFVLFYLMTVFALGWGTTAMGYTREQFLPIQLLGVCFFGLFIPLAALAADRWGQGRTLLVTSIAIALFGLALAPLFGSGGLAGVVAFFIIGFSLMGCTYGPLGAALARPFPTAVRYTGASMTFNLAGILGASLAPFAATWLAGRYGLQAVGAYLAVAAVLTILALLGMGRIRTDGEI